The Thermocrinis ruber genomic sequence TCAGACGCTGAACTCTACGAACTTTTAAAACGCACCACCGTGGTGGCAAGGGCTCTTCCGGAGGACAAGTATCGGATAGTTAAGGTCCTTCAGTCCCACGGAGAGATCGTGGCGGTAACGGGCGATGGGGTAAACGACGCACCAGCCCTAAGGGTGGCAGACTTGGGCGTAGCTATGGGTTCTGGTGCCCAAGTTTCAAAGGATGCGTCTGCCATGATCATAACAGACAATAATCTAACGGTTATCGTCCAAGCCATAATGATAGGTAGGCTAATAGCCCAAAACATAGCCAAGGTTATAAGATATCTCCTTTCCGCCAACGGCTTTCAGATAATCTACAACAGCTTGGCCATCATCTCCGGAATGCCTTTACCACTGTATCCTACCCACATACTCTGGCTAAACTTGGTTACCGATGGTGTGGTAGACAAGGCTTATCCCTTCACCAAGTACGAAGGAGATCCAACCAAGGAAAAGCCCAAGAGACCTCAAGAAGTTTTCCTGGGGAAGAAGCAGATAATTTACATACTCTATACCGCCATAATCTGCGCCCTTGGGCACTATCTACTCTTTAGCTATATACTGTCTAAGTATCCTTACGAGCTGGCGCTTTCTATAAGCTTTACCTCATCGGTCGTTTCCCTGTGGGCTGTTGGAATTCAAGAGATAAGCTCTAAGCCCTTCCTTTTGAACCCAATTGAATACGTAAGAACGAACCCTTACGTGTATTTAGGAATAATCCTAGGCATAGTTCTACAGGCCCTTGCGGTTTATGTTTTTGAGGATTTCTTCAAGACGGTGCCCTTAGACGTGGAACATCTGCAGTATACCCTGATAATGCCAGTGGTTGTCTTTTTAGCTATAGAGCTCAGAAAGTGGGTAGAGTGGCTTTATAATAGAAAAGCGTGGTAAGAGTTTTTGTTGGTTTCTTCTCCACAAAGACCATACAGGAACAGGTGGAAAGGCTAAAGGAACAAACGGAGGACTTTATAAAGGGTAAGTGGGTGGAACCACAAAACTACCACATGACCTTTCAGTTCATAGGAGAGGTGCCGGAGGAGAAATTGATGGATATAATAAAGGGCGTGCAGGAGGTCTCTCAGAGAAACAAACCCATAAGGGTAAAGTATAAATCCTTAGGAGTTTTCCCAGACATAGATAAGGCAAGGGTGCTATGGATTGGTGTATCAGAGGGTGCAGAAAGACTCAAGGCGCTGGCTAAGGATGTATACAACACCAACAAAAAATACGGTATAAGGAGCGATGGTAAGCCCTTTTACCCTCATGTAACCATTTGCAGAATAAAGGAGTATGATAAGAAAAAGCTAAAGAACCTTCTCAAAAGGTACGAAAACTACAATTTTGGAGAGGACCTGGTGGACAGAATATCCATAATAAGGAGTTCTTTAACTTCCATAGGACCTATCTACTCGGTTTTGGAGGAGTTTTACTTAAATGGATAAGCTAACGTACAAATCTGCGGGCGTAGACCTGGAAAAGGCAGAAAGATTTGTGGAGTTTATAAAAGAAAAGACAAGGAGCTTGGGCTTCCAAATCAAGCTTTTTGGAAGTTTTGCCAGCGGTGTTTCTCTGCAGGGCTACAAAAAGCCAATACTCATGATGACCACCGACGGGGTGGGTACAAAGCTCAAAATAGCCCAAGAGCTTGGTATCCATCACACGGTAGGCATAGACCTTGTGGCTATGAACGTTAATGACCTTATAACCTCCGGCGCTAAGCCCTTAGGATTTATGGATTACATAGCTACTGGCAGAATAGAGTTGGAGGTTCTAAAGAAGGTTATTGAGGGTATATTGGAAGGCTGTAAGCAGGCGGAGATGCCCTTGGTGGGCGGGGAAACTGCAGAGATGCCCGGCTTTTATCCGGATGGCGTCTATGACCTTGCGGGCTTTTGTGTGGGTGTGTGCGAAGAGGAGGAACTCATAACCGGGGAAAACATAAAACCTGGAGACATTCTAATAGGACTTCCTTCTTCGGGCTTTCACAGCAACGGCTACTCCCTTATCAGAAAGGTTGTAGAGATAAACAAACTTAGCTATTCCACCTTTATGGAAGAGTTTGGAAAAACCCTTGGGGAGGTTTTGCTTGAACCCACAAGAATATACTGGAGGGAGGTAAAGGAGCTTATTGAAAAGAAAGTGGAAATAAAAGGCATGGCGCATATAACGGGCGGGGGACTGCCGGGAAACTTGGTTCGGATCCTTCCAGAAGGTACAAAGGCGGTGGTGGAAGAGAAGAAAATTCCAAAAAATCCTATCTTTGACTGGGTGCAAAGACTTGGTAAAATAGAAAGGGAGGAGATGTTTAGGGTTTTTAACATGGGTGTGGGGTTTGTTCTGGTTGTGGATGAAATGAACGCAAGCAAAGTGCTTTCCCAAATCCCTCAAGCCTTTGAACTAGGTGTAATAAAAGCCGGAGAAAGGAGTGTAGAAATTGCGTAGGATTGTTCTCTTGCTTTTAGTAAGCTTTGGTTGGCTCTTTGCCCAAAGGGTGGAGGGCGTAAAAATAGAGGGTGCCCTATATGTGCCGGAGGATGTAATTAGAGGACTTATAAAGGTTAAGGAGGGTATGTCTTACGATCCCTTTGCAGTGCGGGAAGATATAAGACGCCTTTACAGAACCGGCTTTTTTGAAAGCGTGGAAGTGTACGAAGAAAAGTTGGGAGATAAAGTGTTCCTAACCTACAAGGTCAAAGACCTGCCGGTTATATACAAAATAGAATTCAGAGGAAACAAGAAGATAAAGAGCGATGAGCTTGAAAAGAAAATCGGTATAGAAACAGAGGTGGGAAAGATAGATGTGGAGGAGTTGACCCGGCAATTCACCTCCTCACCCGCCATAGAAGAGAAAGTGGAGGTACAAAGAAGGCTAAAGCTGGGAAGGGTCCTCAGCCAAGAGGAGATGGAAACCATAAAAAACAGGATCATTCAAGCATACGAAAGGGAAGGATACCCAAACGTGCAGGTCTCTTATGAACTCGTGCCCAAAAAGGGAGCGTCTAAGCTTGTGTATAACATAATAGAGGGTGAGCCTGAGTATGTGGCAAGCGTTGAAATAAAAGGAAATAAAAGCTTTAGGAAGGGAAGACTTTTGAACCTGATGGAAACGAAGCCCCCGAGCTTGCTTGCCTTTAGACTAAAGCCACCCTTTAGTGAAGAACTCCTTAAGGAGGATATAAAGAGGATCGAAGAGTTTTACAGGTCTGAGGGCTTTTTGGAGGCAAAGGTTTCATACAGGGTAGAAAAAGAAAAAAACAGGTACAGGATTTTCATAGAAGTTCAAGAGGGACCAAGGTATAAACTGAAGGCAGTGAAGCTAGAGGGGAACACTTACTTTTCGTCCAGGGAGCTGATAGGTAATCTTCTTAAAAAGAACAAGGGAGGATTTTATAGAGATGAGGTTATAAAGAACATCATTAAAAACATAAGGGATCAATACACCCAAATAGGCTTCCTTGGTGTTTCTGTGGATAGAGAGGAAAGAAGGGATAACCAAAAAAAGGAAGTGGAAGTGGTTTTAAGGATATCCGAGGGTGAGCCCTTCTATGTGGGAAGGATAGAGGTAAGAGGAAACTATGAAACAAGAGATTACGTAATAAGAAGGGAGATGAGGGTTCAGGAAGGAGACCTTATCAACCAGAGGGAATTGGAGAGGTCAAGAACGAGGATCTTCAACCTGGGTTATTACGAGGATGTTAGCATAGAACCCTCCTCTGTCGAAGGGAATAAGCTGGATCTGGAAACCAGAGTAAGAGAGAGATTTACCGGACAGTTCTCTGTAGGTTTGGGCTACAACCAGGTAACCAAGTTGTCTGGTTTTATCTCCCTTAGAAAGGGAAACTTTTTAGGCACAGGAGACATAGCCAGCATTTCCGTATCTTACGGTAGCAAAATAAAAGACAACGCCCTTTCTTACACAAAAAAATGGTTTCTGAACCTACCCATAGACCTTAGTGGTTCCGTTTACGACAGGCGTATAGAATACACAACTTACACGGTAGGAAGAACAGGTTTGGACCTGATAATATCAAGAGAGATAAGCGAATTTTGGAGGATCAGCGGTGGGATTAGCTTTCAGAGGGTCAAATACTCAAACATATCTCCGAACGCATCACCCATAATACTTCAGGAGGCTGGAGAAAGACAATCTAGAAAGTTTATTTTTGGCGTTTCAAGGGATACAAGGGATAACTATCTCTTTCCCACAAAGGGTTCTCTTACAGAGATAGGGTACTCGGTTGCAGTGCCCGTTTTGGGAGGAACGGAAAGGTTTAACAAAATTAACCTATCCCATCAAACCTTTCTAAAGGATCCATTTTTTGATACAGACTTAATACTTGCCTTTAAGGGAGTCCTTGGCGTTGTGGAACCTTACAGCAGAAAGACGGTGCCCTTGGACGAAAGGTTCTTCGTAGGTGGAGACTTCACAATCAGAGGCTACAAATATGGCTATGCAGGTCCTTTGGACCCTAACACTTCAGACCCCATAGGTGCCAAAAGGCAAATAATACTTTCTGCGGAAGCCAACTATCCACTTTACAAAAATATACTTTACGGAGCACTATTTTACGACACAGGGCTTGGCTTTGATAAAACCAGCGAGTTAAAACTTCAAAATCTAAAAGGAGGCTATGGCGTAGGAGTGAGGTTTATCACCCCCTTTGCCCCCATTAAGCTGGACT encodes the following:
- the thpR gene encoding RNA 2',3'-cyclic phosphodiesterase, encoding MVRVFVGFFSTKTIQEQVERLKEQTEDFIKGKWVEPQNYHMTFQFIGEVPEEKLMDIIKGVQEVSQRNKPIRVKYKSLGVFPDIDKARVLWIGVSEGAERLKALAKDVYNTNKKYGIRSDGKPFYPHVTICRIKEYDKKKLKNLLKRYENYNFGEDLVDRISIIRSSLTSIGPIYSVLEEFYLNG
- the purM gene encoding phosphoribosylformylglycinamidine cyclo-ligase encodes the protein MDKLTYKSAGVDLEKAERFVEFIKEKTRSLGFQIKLFGSFASGVSLQGYKKPILMMTTDGVGTKLKIAQELGIHHTVGIDLVAMNVNDLITSGAKPLGFMDYIATGRIELEVLKKVIEGILEGCKQAEMPLVGGETAEMPGFYPDGVYDLAGFCVGVCEEEELITGENIKPGDILIGLPSSGFHSNGYSLIRKVVEINKLSYSTFMEEFGKTLGEVLLEPTRIYWREVKELIEKKVEIKGMAHITGGGLPGNLVRILPEGTKAVVEEKKIPKNPIFDWVQRLGKIEREEMFRVFNMGVGFVLVVDEMNASKVLSQIPQAFELGVIKAGERSVEIA
- the bamA gene encoding outer membrane protein assembly factor BamA — protein: MRRIVLLLLVSFGWLFAQRVEGVKIEGALYVPEDVIRGLIKVKEGMSYDPFAVREDIRRLYRTGFFESVEVYEEKLGDKVFLTYKVKDLPVIYKIEFRGNKKIKSDELEKKIGIETEVGKIDVEELTRQFTSSPAIEEKVEVQRRLKLGRVLSQEEMETIKNRIIQAYEREGYPNVQVSYELVPKKGASKLVYNIIEGEPEYVASVEIKGNKSFRKGRLLNLMETKPPSLLAFRLKPPFSEELLKEDIKRIEEFYRSEGFLEAKVSYRVEKEKNRYRIFIEVQEGPRYKLKAVKLEGNTYFSSRELIGNLLKKNKGGFYRDEVIKNIIKNIRDQYTQIGFLGVSVDREERRDNQKKEVEVVLRISEGEPFYVGRIEVRGNYETRDYVIRREMRVQEGDLINQRELERSRTRIFNLGYYEDVSIEPSSVEGNKLDLETRVRERFTGQFSVGLGYNQVTKLSGFISLRKGNFLGTGDIASISVSYGSKIKDNALSYTKKWFLNLPIDLSGSVYDRRIEYTTYTVGRTGLDLIISREISEFWRISGGISFQRVKYSNISPNASPIILQEAGERQSRKFIFGVSRDTRDNYLFPTKGSLTEIGYSVAVPVLGGTERFNKINLSHQTFLKDPFFDTDLILAFKGVLGVVEPYSRKTVPLDERFFVGGDFTIRGYKYGYAGPLDPNTSDPIGAKRQIILSAEANYPLYKNILYGALFYDTGLGFDKTSELKLQNLKGGYGVGVRFITPFAPIKLDWAFKTKKVPGDTSRSRIHFVLGFFF